One genomic segment of Rhizorhabdus phycosphaerae includes these proteins:
- the ccoN gene encoding cytochrome-c oxidase, cbb3-type subunit I, whose amino-acid sequence MIALLFRSGGWLFALLLAIIAAAEAEDSAFAVQMGIVALAALTTLWITLSRTDFEVLAGRKPAPVETGYYDDVIRWGTIATLFWGIAGFAVGLYIALQLAFPMLNLGLEYTSFGRLRPLHTSAVIFAFGGNALIATSFWVVQRTCRARLAFPALARFVFWGYQLFIVLAATGYLLGITEGREYAEPEWYVDIWLTIVWVSYLAVFLGTIVRRAEPHIYVANWFYLAFIVTVAMLHLVNNLSMPVSIFGSKSYSAFAGVQDALTQWWYGHNAVGFFLTAGFLGMMYYFVPKQAERPVYSYRLSIVHFWSLIFLYIWAGPHHLHYTALPDWAQTLGMVFSVMLWMPSWGGMINGLMTLSGAWDKVRTDPIIRMMVLALAFYGMSTFEGPLMSIKAVNSLSHYTDWTIGHVHSGALGWVGMISFAAVYFMTPRLWGRSRLYSLRMINWHFWSATIGIVLYASSMWVAGIMQGLMWREYGADGYLVYGFSDVVAAMKPYYLIRAAGGALYLLGALFMVWNIVQTIRGRLRDEAPLADAPYDPALDKPLQPVAA is encoded by the coding sequence ATGATCGCTCTGCTGTTCCGGAGCGGAGGGTGGCTGTTCGCCCTTCTGCTCGCCATCATCGCGGCCGCCGAGGCCGAGGATTCCGCCTTCGCCGTGCAGATGGGCATCGTCGCCCTGGCCGCGCTGACGACACTGTGGATCACGCTGTCGCGCACCGATTTCGAGGTGCTGGCGGGCCGCAAGCCGGCCCCCGTCGAGACTGGCTATTATGACGATGTGATCCGCTGGGGCACGATCGCGACGCTCTTCTGGGGCATCGCGGGTTTCGCCGTCGGCCTCTACATCGCGCTGCAACTGGCCTTTCCGATGCTCAACCTGGGCCTCGAATATACCAGCTTCGGCCGGCTGCGCCCGCTGCACACCTCCGCCGTCATCTTTGCCTTCGGCGGTAACGCGCTGATCGCGACCAGCTTCTGGGTGGTGCAGCGGACCTGTCGCGCGCGGCTCGCCTTCCCCGCCCTCGCCCGCTTCGTCTTCTGGGGCTATCAGCTGTTCATCGTCCTGGCGGCGACCGGCTATCTGCTCGGCATCACCGAGGGCCGCGAATATGCCGAGCCCGAATGGTATGTCGACATCTGGCTGACGATCGTCTGGGTCAGCTATCTCGCGGTCTTCCTTGGCACGATCGTTCGCCGCGCCGAACCGCATATCTACGTCGCCAACTGGTTCTACCTGGCCTTCATCGTCACCGTGGCGATGCTGCACCTGGTCAACAACCTGTCGATGCCGGTGTCGATCTTCGGCTCGAAGAGCTATTCCGCCTTCGCGGGCGTCCAGGACGCGCTGACCCAATGGTGGTACGGCCACAACGCCGTCGGCTTCTTCCTGACCGCCGGCTTCCTCGGCATGATGTATTATTTCGTGCCGAAGCAGGCCGAGCGGCCGGTCTACAGCTACCGGCTGTCGATCGTACACTTCTGGTCGCTGATCTTCCTCTACATCTGGGCCGGCCCGCACCACCTCCACTACACCGCGCTGCCCGACTGGGCGCAGACGCTGGGCATGGTTTTCTCGGTAATGCTGTGGATGCCCAGCTGGGGCGGCATGATCAACGGGCTGATGACCCTGTCGGGCGCCTGGGACAAGGTCCGCACCGATCCGATCATCCGCATGATGGTGCTGGCGCTCGCCTTCTACGGCATGTCGACCTTCGAAGGTCCGCTGATGAGCATCAAGGCGGTCAACAGCCTGTCGCACTATACCGACTGGACCATCGGCCACGTCCATTCGGGTGCGCTCGGCTGGGTCGGCATGATCAGCTTCGCCGCAGTCTATTTCATGACGCCGCGCCTGTGGGGCCGCAGCCGGCTCTATTCGCTGCGCATGATCAACTGGCACTTCTGGTCGGCCACGATCGGCATCGTGCTCTACGCCTCGTCGATGTGGGTCGCCGGGATCATGCAGGGCCTGATGTGGCGCGAATATGGGGCCGACGGCTATCTGGTCTACGGCTTCTCCGACGTCGTCGCCGCGATGAAGCCCTATTATCTGATCCGGGCCGCAGGCGGCGCCCTCTATCTGCTCGGCGCGCTCTTCATGGTCTGGAACATCGTCCAGACGATCCGCGGCAGGCTGCGCGACGAAGCGCCCCTCGCCGACGCCCCCTATGACCCCGCGCTGGACAAGCCGCTCCAGCCGGTCGCCGCCTGA
- the ccoG gene encoding cytochrome c oxidase accessory protein CcoG: MSGHADRTGKDGGLYARRADIFPRAVDGFYRRLKWYVMAATLAVYYVTPWLRWDRGRYAPDQAVLVDLAHRRFYFFGIEIWPHEFYFVAGLLVMAGVGLFLVTSAVGRAWCGYACPQTVWTDLFLHIERFIDGDRNAQLRLKNAPWSPAKFARRFVKHGAWLTVGLLTGGAWIFYFADAPALLHAFLHGEAPTVAYATVGVLTATTYVFGGLMREQVCIYMCPWPRIQGAMLDERSLIVTYKDWRGEPRSHGIKRSDGAGDCIDCKACVQVCPTGIDIREGPQLACITCALCVDACDEMMEKVGRPRGLIDYATLEGCQAESAGAPPVPIARTLTRPRTLFYVGLWALVGLAMMFALGNRTRLDLTVGHDRNPLWVRMSDGDIRNAYTIKLRNMESRPRTVWLTLDGIDGASIWDSTDAEASAAQRLRFTVPADSVEQRRIYLRGPAQTEASVPIGFTVMAADDAGAKDRVESRFEGPEE, translated from the coding sequence ATGTCCGGTCACGCGGACAGGACCGGCAAGGACGGCGGGCTCTACGCCCGCCGCGCCGACATCTTTCCGCGCGCGGTCGACGGCTTCTATCGCCGGCTCAAATGGTATGTCATGGCCGCGACGCTGGCGGTCTATTATGTCACGCCCTGGCTGCGCTGGGACCGGGGCCGCTATGCGCCCGACCAGGCGGTGCTCGTCGACCTCGCCCATCGCCGCTTCTACTTTTTCGGCATCGAGATCTGGCCGCACGAATTCTACTTCGTCGCGGGACTGCTCGTGATGGCGGGGGTCGGCCTGTTCCTCGTCACCTCGGCGGTGGGCCGCGCCTGGTGCGGCTATGCCTGTCCGCAGACGGTGTGGACCGACCTGTTCCTGCACATCGAGCGCTTCATCGACGGGGACCGCAACGCGCAGCTGCGGCTGAAGAACGCTCCATGGAGCCCGGCTAAATTCGCACGGCGGTTCGTCAAGCACGGCGCCTGGCTCACGGTCGGGCTGCTGACCGGGGGCGCCTGGATCTTCTACTTTGCCGACGCCCCGGCCCTGCTGCACGCCTTTCTTCACGGGGAGGCCCCGACCGTCGCCTATGCAACGGTCGGAGTGCTGACGGCGACCACCTATGTCTTCGGCGGGCTCATGCGCGAGCAGGTCTGCATCTATATGTGCCCCTGGCCGCGAATCCAGGGCGCGATGCTCGACGAACGCTCGCTGATCGTTACCTATAAGGATTGGCGCGGCGAGCCGCGGTCGCACGGGATCAAGCGCAGCGACGGAGCCGGCGACTGCATCGACTGCAAGGCTTGCGTGCAGGTCTGCCCCACGGGCATCGACATTCGCGAAGGGCCGCAACTCGCCTGCATCACCTGCGCGCTGTGCGTCGACGCCTGCGACGAGATGATGGAGAAGGTCGGCCGCCCGCGGGGCCTGATCGATTATGCAACGCTGGAAGGCTGCCAGGCGGAGTCCGCCGGCGCTCCCCCGGTGCCGATCGCGCGGACGCTGACCCGGCCGCGTACGCTATTCTACGTCGGATTGTGGGCGCTGGTCGGTCTCGCCATGATGTTCGCGCTGGGCAATCGCACACGGCTCGACCTGACCGTCGGCCATGACCGCAACCCCCTGTGGGTCCGCATGTCCGACGGCGATATTCGCAACGCGTACACGATCAAGCTGCGCAACATGGAATCACGTCCGCGCACCGTGTGGCTCACCCTCGACGGGATCGACGGCGCCAGCATATGGGATTCGACCGACGCCGAAGCGAGCGCCGCACAGCGGCTGCGCTTCACCGTCCCGGCCGACAGCGTCGAACAGCGCCGCATCTATCTGCGCGGTCCGGCCCAGACCGAGGCCAGCGTGCCGATCGGCTTCACCGTCATGGCGGCCGACGACGCCGGGGCGAAGGATCGTGTCGAAAGTCGTTTCGAAGGACCGGAGGAATGA
- the ccoP gene encoding cytochrome-c oxidase, cbb3-type subunit III → MTEKKIDEATGIETKGHEWDGIEELDTALPRWWLWTFYATILFAIGYSVAYPAIPLLDRATTGLLGWSSRSQLGQEMRAADAANATTRTAIAKADIATLDPHGPLMQAAVAGGRAAFKVNCAPCHGAGAAGSKGYPNLNDDDWLWGGDRAAIHQTILHGIRQPDSSTTRMSQMPAFGRDGILKPAEIQDVVSYVRLVSRQEGGSAAARRGAALFAANCAACHGNDAKGNREFGAPNLTDAIWLYGGDREALTTTITNARYGVMPAWGEKLDPATINMLTAYVHSLGGGE, encoded by the coding sequence ATGACTGAGAAGAAGATCGACGAAGCGACCGGGATCGAAACCAAAGGCCATGAGTGGGACGGCATCGAGGAACTCGACACGGCGCTGCCCCGCTGGTGGCTGTGGACCTTCTACGCGACCATCCTGTTCGCGATCGGCTATTCGGTCGCCTATCCCGCCATTCCGCTGCTCGACCGGGCGACCACCGGGCTGCTGGGCTGGTCCAGCCGCAGCCAGCTGGGGCAGGAGATGCGCGCGGCGGATGCGGCCAATGCAACGACGCGGACGGCCATCGCCAAGGCCGACATCGCGACGCTCGACCCGCATGGCCCGCTGATGCAGGCGGCCGTCGCGGGTGGGCGCGCCGCGTTCAAGGTGAACTGCGCGCCCTGCCACGGCGCCGGTGCGGCCGGCAGCAAGGGCTATCCCAACCTCAATGACGACGACTGGCTGTGGGGCGGCGACCGCGCCGCGATCCACCAGACCATCCTCCACGGCATCCGCCAGCCCGACAGCAGCACGACCCGCATGTCGCAGATGCCCGCCTTCGGACGCGACGGCATCCTGAAGCCTGCCGAGATCCAGGACGTGGTCTCTTACGTTCGACTGGTGTCGCGGCAGGAGGGCGGAAGCGCCGCTGCCCGGCGCGGCGCAGCGCTGTTCGCCGCCAATTGTGCCGCCTGCCATGGCAACGACGCGAAGGGCAATCGCGAGTTCGGCGCGCCGAACCTGACCGATGCCATCTGGCTCTATGGCGGCGACCGCGAGGCCCTGACGACCACCATTACCAATGCCCGCTACGGGGTCATGCCGGCCTGGGGCGAGAAGCTGGACCCGGCGACGATCAACATGCTCACCGCCTATGTCCACTCGCTGGGTGGCGGCGAATAA
- a CDS encoding cbb3-type cytochrome c oxidase subunit 3 yields the protein MSYETLRHAADSWGLLFLTTTFLLATWRALRPSAQAAHRDASLIPLRDESPCDD from the coding sequence ATGAGCTACGAAACGCTGCGCCACGCCGCCGACAGCTGGGGCCTGCTCTTCCTGACCACCACATTCCTGCTCGCGACCTGGCGGGCGCTGCGCCCCTCGGCGCAAGCGGCCCATCGCGACGCGAGCCTCATTCCTCTTCGTGACGAAAGCCCGTGCGATGACTGA
- a CDS encoding Crp/Fnr family transcriptional regulator: MYNDVQLTALPGERFDRTMPDSCESCEIRRTAICCSLDSAGLSALGRLGRKMRLNAGQTLVWEGDESVVVGNVLSGMLKLSTVTGDGREQIVGIVYPSDFIGRPFGKDSQHSVTALTDASLCVFGRGAFDRFAREHEAVGHALLQRTLTELDRARHWMLLLGRKSACERVASLILEMAERMGGGRDLVLPLSRQQMADVLGLTIETVSRSLTKLKQSGIISLPGPRLLSIAHPEKLERIAAG, from the coding sequence ATGTACAACGATGTCCAGCTGACGGCGCTGCCCGGCGAGCGATTCGACCGGACCATGCCCGACAGTTGCGAGAGCTGCGAAATCCGCAGGACGGCGATCTGTTGCTCGCTCGACAGCGCCGGACTGTCCGCCTTGGGGCGGCTGGGCCGGAAGATGCGGCTGAATGCGGGGCAGACACTGGTCTGGGAAGGCGACGAATCCGTCGTCGTCGGCAATGTCCTGTCTGGCATGCTGAAGCTGTCCACCGTCACCGGCGACGGTCGCGAGCAGATTGTCGGCATCGTCTATCCGTCGGATTTCATCGGTCGGCCCTTCGGCAAGGACAGCCAGCACAGCGTCACCGCGCTGACGGACGCCTCGCTGTGCGTGTTCGGTCGCGGCGCGTTCGACCGCTTCGCGCGCGAGCATGAGGCGGTCGGCCATGCCCTGCTCCAACGCACCCTGACCGAACTCGACCGGGCGCGGCACTGGATGCTGCTGCTCGGCCGCAAGTCCGCCTGCGAACGCGTCGCCAGCCTGATCCTGGAGATGGCCGAACGCATGGGTGGCGGGCGCGATCTGGTTCTGCCGCTATCGCGCCAGCAGATGGCGGACGTGCTGGGGCTCACCATCGAAACCGTCAGCCGTTCGCTGACCAAGCTCAAGCAGTCGGGCATCATCAGCCTGCCTGGGCCCCGCCTGCTGTCGATCGCCCACCCCGAAAAGCTCGAGCGCATCGCCGCCGGCTGA
- a CDS encoding FixH family protein, with product MMRNGFTGRHMAASMVGFFTVVIAVNVTMATVASRTFGGTVVDNSYVASQHFNRWLDEAAAERKLGWTISADRSGDRADVLLRGTDGPIAGATVTAIAQHPLGRDHDRPLRFESLGHGQYRSTQSLPAGRWRLRIEIRNGKDAARFVDEVPA from the coding sequence ATGATGCGGAACGGGTTCACAGGCCGCCACATGGCGGCATCCATGGTCGGCTTCTTCACCGTCGTGATCGCGGTCAATGTGACGATGGCGACCGTCGCCTCGCGCACCTTCGGCGGCACGGTCGTCGACAACAGCTATGTCGCGAGCCAGCATTTCAACCGCTGGCTCGACGAAGCGGCGGCGGAACGCAAACTCGGCTGGACGATCAGCGCGGACCGCAGCGGTGATCGCGCCGACGTCCTGCTGCGCGGGACCGACGGCCCGATTGCAGGGGCGACCGTGACGGCCATAGCGCAGCACCCGCTGGGTCGCGATCACGATCGGCCGCTGCGCTTCGAGAGCCTGGGTCACGGACAGTATCGCTCCACGCAAAGCCTGCCGGCCGGTCGCTGGCGGCTGCGCATCGAAATCCGCAACGGCAAAGACGCTGCCCGCTTCGTCGACGAGGTGCCCGCATGA
- the ccoO gene encoding cytochrome-c oxidase, cbb3-type subunit II yields the protein MASKFLDHGRIERNVTLLLILALITVSIGGIIEIAPLFWIDSTVEKVKGVRPYTPLELAGRNIYIREGCYNCHSQMIRPFRDEVERYGHYSLAAESMYDHPFQWGSKRTGPDLARVGGRYSDEWHVQHLVDPRSVVPESIMPGYAFLRERDLDVKHLDGHLAALRKVGVPYSKEDIDKAVEDALAQASPDADSSLLKTRYPKAQARDFDGDPKRVTEMDALVAYLQMLGTLVDTRAAEPMEQAR from the coding sequence ATGGCAAGCAAATTCCTCGACCATGGCAGGATCGAGCGCAACGTCACGCTGCTGCTGATCCTCGCGCTGATCACCGTCTCGATCGGCGGCATCATCGAGATCGCACCGCTCTTCTGGATCGACTCGACCGTCGAGAAGGTGAAGGGCGTGCGACCCTACACCCCGCTCGAACTGGCCGGCCGGAACATCTACATCCGCGAGGGCTGCTACAACTGCCACAGCCAGATGATCCGCCCGTTCCGGGACGAGGTCGAACGCTATGGCCATTACAGCCTCGCCGCCGAGAGCATGTACGACCATCCGTTCCAGTGGGGATCGAAGCGGACGGGTCCCGACCTTGCCCGCGTCGGCGGACGCTATTCGGACGAATGGCACGTCCAGCATCTGGTCGATCCGCGCTCGGTCGTGCCCGAGTCCATCATGCCGGGCTACGCCTTCCTGCGCGAACGCGACCTCGACGTGAAACATCTCGACGGGCATCTCGCGGCGCTGCGCAAGGTCGGCGTGCCCTATAGCAAGGAAGATATCGACAAGGCGGTCGAGGATGCGCTCGCCCAGGCCAGCCCCGATGCCGACAGCAGCCTGCTCAAGACGCGCTATCCCAAGGCGCAGGCGCGCGACTTCGACGGCGACCCGAAGCGCGTGACCGAGATGGATGCGCTGGTGGCCTATCTGCAGATGCTCGGCACGCTGGTCGACACCCGCGCCGCCGAACCGATGGAGCAGGCGCGATGA